The nucleotide sequence GTCGTTGCAACCTTCGTGATCCTCAACATGATCCAAAACAACATCTGGGGCGCAGCGGCGGCGCTCACGACGATGCTGTTGCTCCTCACGTTCGCAGCCATCGGCGCGACCTGGCTTGGCGCCGGGCGTGTCCTCCGCACGTCGCCGATGGGGTAGGGGGCCAACGGTGGCATCGGGAGGAAGACCGGTGGGCCGAGATGCACACCTCCGGCTGGTCGACGTCCGCAAGCGGTTCGGCCGGACCGTCGCCGTCGACGGCGTATCCCTGGACGTCTCCGAGGGGGAGTTTGTCACGCTGCTGGGTCCGTCGGGCTGCGGCAAGACGACGATCCTGCGCATGGTCGCCGGGTTCCAGCGCCCGGACGAGGGCGACATCCTCGTCCGCGGCGTCCGCGTCACCGACGTGCCTGCCCACCGGCGAAATGCCGCGATGGTCTTCCAGGAATACGCGCTCTTCCCCCACATGACCGTCGCCGAGAACGTCAATTACGGCCTGGCGATGCGGCGCACGCCGCATCGCCAGGCGGCCCGTCGCATCGCGGAGGTGCTGGAACTGCTGGGGTTGACCGGTCAGGAGCACAAGTTCCCGCACCAGCTGTCCGGCGGACAGCAGCAGCGGGTCGCGCTGGCTCGAGCCCTGGTCGTCGAGCCGGAGGTCCTGCTGCTCGACGAACCCCTGAGCAACCTCGACGCGAAGCTGCGAATCCGCGTGCGGGCGGAGATCCGCCAGTTGCAAAGGCAACTCGGCAAGACGACGGTGTACGTGACCCACGACCAGGAGGAGGCGTTGGCGATCTCCGATCGGATCGCCGTGATACATCACGGACGCATCCAGCAGGTCGGCACGCCGCAGGACGTCTATCATCGCCCGGTCAATCGCTTCGTCGCCGACTTCGTGGGGCTCACCAACTTTCTCGAGGT is from Armatimonadota bacterium and encodes:
- a CDS encoding ABC transporter ATP-binding protein, with the protein product MGRDAHLRLVDVRKRFGRTVAVDGVSLDVSEGEFVTLLGPSGCGKTTILRMVAGFQRPDEGDILVRGVRVTDVPAHRRNAAMVFQEYALFPHMTVAENVNYGLAMRRTPHRQAARRIAEVLELLGLTGQEHKFPHQLSGGQQQRVALARALVVEPEVLLLDEPLSNLDAKLRIRVRAEIRQLQRQLGKTTVYVTHDQEEALAISDRIAVIHHGRIQQVGTPQDVYHRPVNRFVADFVGLTNFLEVEAIRPGEVSFDGRPFAVPSSRAAAGRLTLVVRPEAVQLVRRPPQDGGNVVRGRIVTSSFLGLVTRYWVDAGGIRWVVDVPTSGEDALDGDVYLRVPPDRIHVLP